One genomic region from Balaenoptera musculus isolate JJ_BM4_2016_0621 chromosome X, mBalMus1.pri.v3, whole genome shotgun sequence encodes:
- the LDOC1 gene encoding protein LDOC1, whose product MVDELVLLLHALLMRHRALSIENSQLMEQLRLLVCERATLLRQVRPPSCPVPFPETFDGESSRLPEFIVQTASYMLVNENRFCNDAMKVAFLISLLTGEAEEWVVPYIEMDSPILGDYRAFLDEMKQCFGWDDDEEDDDEDEEDDY is encoded by the coding sequence ATGGTGGACGAGCTGGTGCTGCTGCTGCATGCGCTCCTGATGCGGCACCGCGCCTTGAGCATCGAGAACAGCCAGCTCATGGAACAGCTGCGGCTGCTGGTGTGCGAGAGGGCCACCCTACTGCGCCAGGTACGTCCGCCGAGCTGTCCGGTGCCCTTCCCCGAAACGTTTGACGGCGAGAGCTCCCGGCTCCCCGAGTTTATCGTGCAGACGGCGTCTTACATGCTCGTCAACGAGAACCGATTCTGCAACGACGCCATGAAGGTGGCATTCCTAATCAGCCTGCTCACCGGGGAAGCCGAGGAGTGGGTGGTGCCCTACATTGAGATGGATAGCCCCATCCTAGGTGATTACCGGGCCTTCCTCGATGAGATGAAACAGTGTTTTGGCTGGGATGACGACGAAGAAGACGACGACGAAGATGAAGAAGATGATTACTAG